CAGGGCGGCGCGGGCGGGACTCCCGGCGTTCTGCGAGAAACCGATCGCCCTGGACCTGCCGGGCACCCTGGCCGCGCTGGCCGAGGTCGAGCGGGCGGGCAGCGTGCTCCAGCTGGGGTTCATGCGCCGGTTCGACGCGGGTTACCGCGCGGCGCGCGCCGCCGTACGCGACGGCCGGCTGGGGCGGCTGCACACCGTGCGGGCGGTGACGTCCGACCCCGCTCCCCCGCCGGCCGGTTATCTCCCGCTCTCCGGGGGGCTGTTCAGGGACTGCCTGGTACACGACTTCGACGTGCTGCGCTGGGTGACGGGCCGTGAGGTGGAGGAGGTGTACGCCACCGGGTCCGACGCCGGGCTGCCGGCCTTCCGGGACGCGGGTGACGTGGCGACGGCGGCGGCTCTGCTGACCCTGGACGACGGCACCGTGGTGACGGCGACGGCCGGCCGGTGCAACGGCGCGGGATACGACGTGCGGATGGAACTGGCGGGTGATCTGGGGCAGGTGACGGTCGGTCTCGACCACCGTACGCCGCTCACCTCGGCGGAGCCGCAGGGCCCGCCGGCCCCCGCCGCGCCGTGGCCGGGCTTCCTGGAGCGCTTCGGCCCGGCCTACGAGGCGGAACTGGACGCCTTCGTCCGGGTGGTGCGCGGTGAGCTGGCCAACCCCTGCGACGGGCGGGAGGCCCTTCAGGCACTGCGGATCGCGGAGGCCTGCGAGCGCTCCCGCCGGGAGCGCCGGCCCGTGCGGCTGGCCGAGGTCCCCGGGGGCTGACGCGGGGCCGGCACCGAAGGCCGGTGCGGGGCCGGGCCCGGGGGCCGGGACCAGACCCCGGGGCCACGGTCCCCGGGACCGGGCGGTGGCGCGCCGTCAGCCGGCGCGGGCCGGCGGCACGGCCACCGGGCCACCGGGCCACCGGGCCACCGGGCCACCGGGCCACCGGGCACAGGATCTCGGTGGCCTCGGCGTCCCCGGACCGGGTGGGCCTCGCGCCGTGCAGCTCGCCGAACGGCCGGTCCGCCGGCACCTGCCGGGCGTTCTCCAGAATGGGTTCCGCCCTGTCCGCCTTCCTGTCTCACCACCGGACGGGCAGCCGCCGCACTCCTCTGATCAGCAGGCCCGGCAGCCAGTCCGGTGCCCCGCCGTCCGGGTCGTACCTCAGCCCGGGGCAGCGTTCCAGCAGGGCCCTGATCGCGATGCGCCCTTCCATCCGGGCCAGGGGGGCGCCCAGGCAGAAGTGCGCCCCGTGGCCGAACGCCAGGTGCCCTCGCGGATCCCGCCGGATGTCGAAGGTGTCCGGATCCGGGTAGCGGCCCGCGTCGCGGTCGCCGGATCCGAGGGCCACCAGGACCGCGTCGCCCCTGCCGATGGTCACGTCGCCGATCGTCACCTCTTCCCGGGCGAAGCGGAACGTGGCGGTCTCCACCGGGCCGTCGTAGCGGAGCATCTCCTCGACGGCCCCGTCGATCAGCTCCGGTTCGGCCTTCAGCAGGGCGAGCTGGTCGGGGTGGTCCAGCAGCGCGCGCACCCCGTTGGATATGAGGTTCACGGTCGTCTCGTGGCCGGCCACCAGCAACAGGAAGGCCATGCCGACGAGTTCGTCGGACGACAGCCCGCCGCCCTCCTCGTCCCGCGCCTGGATCAGCGCGCTCATCAGGTCGTCGCCGGGCGAGCGGCGCTTCTCCTCGATGAGTTCG
This DNA window, taken from Streptomyces nitrosporeus, encodes the following:
- a CDS encoding Gfo/Idh/MocA family protein, which produces MRIGLIGTGRIGSFHADVLGRHPGVGALVVTDPDTDRAERVAKLTGATAVASVPDVLASGVDAVVIASATAAHAELIARAARAGLPAFCEKPIALDLPGTLAALAEVERAGSVLQLGFMRRFDAGYRAARAAVRDGRLGRLHTVRAVTSDPAPPPAGYLPLSGGLFRDCLVHDFDVLRWVTGREVEEVYATGSDAGLPAFRDAGDVATAAALLTLDDGTVVTATAGRCNGAGYDVRMELAGDLGQVTVGLDHRTPLTSAEPQGPPAPAAPWPGFLERFGPAYEAELDAFVRVVRGELANPCDGREALQALRIAEACERSRRERRPVRLAEVPGG
- a CDS encoding cytochrome P450 family protein — translated: MSVVDLRGVKDFTANPYPYYAKMRAEGPVHAIRTDDFERIWLVVGYEEARAALADQRLSKEWRTSDNWAASDSPINANMLELDAPHHTRLRRLVAGEFTARRIEAMRPRVEEITGGLLDAMGPTGGADLVDALAFPLPMTVICELIGVPGVDRDAFRKLSNAIVAPESPEAESDAVHAMGAYLTELIEEKRRSPGDDLMSALIQARDEEGGGLSSDELVGMAFLLLVAGHETTVNLISNGVRALLDHPDQLALLKAEPELIDGAVEEMLRYDGPVETATFRFAREEVTIGDVTIGRGDAVLVALGSGDRDAGRYPDPDTFDIRRDPRGHLAFGHGAHFCLGAPLARMEGRIAIRALLERCPGLRYDPDGGAPDWLPGLLIRGVRRLPVRW